One segment of Streptomyces sp. YIM 121038 DNA contains the following:
- a CDS encoding O-antigen ligase family protein, whose translation MGSTGAVTAERTGERHGVADASGLAILAACAAWALIASGVGGGRPDGVLLAILAVAAGYAGGRIAGALLPVAAPCAGALAGVCLAAAAPHVTPGPASSAPLGPIGATAALLSLSAGAVCCAAWAARGPALRLCLRLAAVGVVCCAALLGSTAGFLACAGILLCSLAGALTRRAPGLAGFALAAVLVAGASWAVAEEVLPRGLTASLEGQLGPHRVGLWRDAGDLAGAHPAFGVGPGRFGDASPTVTEGLLPDDKPHSALLQQAAEQGFTGVVLLTAAFGWVLFALWRSPRSTAVVLTAGAALTAVAAVATLGNALSVTSVTAGAGLLAGIATARPLPEGRETGSGETDRLP comes from the coding sequence TTGGGGTCGACGGGGGCGGTGACGGCCGAGCGGACCGGGGAGCGGCACGGGGTGGCCGACGCGAGCGGTCTCGCGATCCTCGCGGCGTGCGCGGCCTGGGCGCTGATCGCTTCGGGGGTCGGCGGCGGACGGCCGGACGGCGTGCTGCTCGCGATCCTCGCGGTCGCCGCCGGGTACGCGGGCGGGCGCATCGCCGGAGCCCTCCTACCGGTGGCGGCCCCGTGCGCCGGGGCGCTCGCGGGGGTCTGCCTCGCCGCCGCGGCCCCGCACGTCACGCCCGGACCCGCCAGCTCCGCACCGCTCGGCCCCATCGGCGCCACCGCCGCGCTCCTGAGCCTGTCGGCGGGCGCGGTCTGCTGTGCGGCCTGGGCGGCGCGCGGCCCCGCGCTCCGGCTGTGCCTGCGCCTGGCCGCCGTCGGTGTCGTGTGCTGTGCGGCGCTGCTCGGCTCCACCGCGGGTTTCCTCGCCTGCGCCGGGATCCTGCTGTGCTCGCTCGCGGGGGCCCTGACCCGCAGGGCCCCCGGCCTCGCGGGATTCGCCCTCGCCGCCGTGCTGGTGGCCGGGGCGTCCTGGGCCGTCGCCGAGGAGGTGCTGCCCCGCGGCCTGACCGCATCGCTGGAGGGCCAGCTGGGCCCGCACCGGGTGGGCCTGTGGCGGGACGCCGGGGATCTGGCGGGCGCGCATCCGGCGTTCGGGGTGGGCCCGGGGCGGTTCGGGGACGCGTCACCGACCGTGACGGAGGGCCTGCTCCCGGACGACAAGCCGCACTCTGCGCTGCTCCAGCAGGCCGCTGAGCAGGGCTTCACCGGCGTCGTGCTGCTCACGGCGGCCTTCGGCTGGGTCCTGTTCGCGCTGTGGCGCTCGCCCCGCTCCACCGCGGTCGTCCTGACGGCGGGCGCGGCCCTGACCGCCGTCGCGGCGGTGGCCACGCTGGGCAACGCGCTGAGCGTGACGTCCGTGACGGCGGGCGCGGGCCTGCTCGCGGGCATCGCGACGGCACGGCCGCTGCCGGAGGGCCGGGAGACCGGGAGCGGGGAGACGGACCGCCTTCCCTGA